In Pseudomonas sp. GCEP-101, one DNA window encodes the following:
- a CDS encoding response regulator has product MKLLVVEDEALLRHHLYTRLGEQGHVVDAVANAEEALYRASEYHHDLAMIDLGLPGMSGLDLIREFRSQGKTFPILILTARGNWQDKVEGLAAGADDYVVKPFQFEELEARLNALLRRSSGFAQSSIEAGPLVLDINRKQALVNGESLQLTAFEYRILEYLMRHHQQVVPKERLIEQLYPDDDERDPNVIEVLVGRLRRKLEGACGFKPIDTVRGQGYIFNELCK; this is encoded by the coding sequence ATGAAACTGCTGGTGGTGGAAGACGAGGCGCTGCTGCGCCATCACCTGTATACCCGGCTCGGCGAGCAAGGCCATGTGGTCGACGCCGTGGCCAATGCCGAAGAGGCGCTCTACCGCGCCAGCGAATACCATCACGACCTGGCGATGATCGACCTGGGCCTGCCCGGCATGAGCGGCCTGGACCTGATCCGCGAATTCCGCAGCCAGGGCAAGACCTTTCCCATCCTCATCCTCACCGCACGCGGCAACTGGCAGGACAAGGTCGAAGGCCTGGCCGCCGGTGCCGACGACTATGTGGTCAAACCCTTCCAGTTCGAAGAACTGGAGGCTCGCCTGAACGCGCTGCTGCGCCGTTCCAGCGGCTTCGCCCAGTCGAGTATCGAGGCCGGCCCGCTGGTGCTGGACATCAATCGCAAGCAGGCGCTGGTCAACGGCGAGTCGCTGCAACTGACCGCCTTCGAATACCGCATCCTCGAATACCTCATGCGCCATCACCAGCAGGTGGTGCCCAAGGAGCGCCTGATCGAGCAGCTCTACCCGGACGACGACGAGCGCGACCCGAACGTCATCGAGGTGCTGGTCGGCCGCCTGCGCCGCAAGCTGGAGGGGGCCTGCGGCTTCAAGCCGATCGATACCGTGCGCGGCCAGGGCTACATCTTCAACGAGCTGTGTAAATGA
- a CDS encoding AraC family transcriptional regulator translates to MRERTIASHFVRAAVHGARRQGLDIQSLLRNAGIAPAILDEPRARIDPEQFSRLMQILWEALDDEYMGFGILPSKRGTFAMMCNAIIHCRTLEKALGRGSLFYGLFPEAPRIELVRDGEQARLTLDETHLRDPDHFLAESLLLIWHRLASWLIGQRIRLEEATFSYPAPEHQAEYDLLFPCPRRFAAGSTSLLLQARYLDMPLLQDERTLKHFLKDSPADLLARPDGGDSLTSQIRRLLGRDCRSWPDLEQVAAQLHMSPQTLRRHLREEGPNFQELKDQLRRDLAIYYLGRDELSIQDIADQLGFSEPSAFHRAFKKWTGLTPGAYRAQQGE, encoded by the coding sequence ATGCGAGAACGCACCATCGCCAGCCACTTCGTCCGCGCCGCCGTCCACGGCGCACGGCGCCAGGGCCTGGACATCCAGTCGCTGCTGCGCAACGCCGGCATCGCCCCGGCCATTCTCGACGAGCCACGCGCGCGCATCGATCCCGAGCAGTTCAGCCGGCTGATGCAGATTCTCTGGGAAGCACTGGACGACGAGTACATGGGCTTCGGCATCCTGCCGAGCAAGCGCGGCACCTTCGCCATGATGTGCAATGCGATCATCCACTGCCGCACACTGGAAAAGGCCCTGGGGCGTGGCTCGCTGTTCTACGGTCTGTTTCCCGAGGCGCCGCGGATCGAACTGGTGCGCGATGGCGAGCAGGCGCGCCTGACCCTGGACGAAACCCACCTGCGCGACCCGGACCACTTCCTCGCCGAGAGCCTGCTGCTGATCTGGCACCGCCTGGCCAGTTGGCTGATCGGCCAGCGCATCCGCCTGGAGGAAGCCACCTTCAGCTACCCGGCACCCGAGCACCAGGCCGAGTACGACCTGCTGTTCCCCTGCCCTCGCCGCTTCGCTGCCGGCAGCACCAGCCTGCTGCTGCAGGCGCGCTACCTGGACATGCCGCTGCTGCAGGACGAGCGCACGCTCAAGCACTTCCTCAAGGACTCCCCCGCCGACCTTCTCGCCCGCCCCGATGGCGGCGACAGCCTGACCAGCCAGATCCGCCGCCTACTGGGGCGCGACTGCCGCAGCTGGCCGGACCTGGAGCAGGTCGCCGCGCAGCTGCACATGAGCCCGCAAACCCTGCGCCGCCACCTGCGCGAAGAGGGGCCGAACTTCCAGGAGCTCAAGGACCAGCTGCGCCGAGACCTGGCGATCTACTACCTGGGCCGCGACGAGCTGTCGATCCAGGACATTGCCGACCAGCTCGGCTTCTCCGAGCCTTCTGCCTTCCACCGGGCATTCAAGAAATGGACGGGGCTGACGCCGGGGGCGTATCGGGCGCAGCAGGGGGAGTGA
- the modC gene encoding molybdenum ABC transporter ATP-binding protein, with amino-acid sequence MSPELTPRTIEARFNIAYSGFSLDVDLQLPGKGVTALFGHSGSGKTTCLRCVAGLERAPLGRLVVNGEVWQDSAAGVFLPPHQRALGYVFQDANLFEHLSVKRNLTYGMQRVPRSQHRVALEHATELLGIGHLLERMPAHLSGGERQRVGMARALLTSPRLLLMDEPLAALDLKRKAEILPYLERLHDELDIPMLYVSHSPDEVARLADHLVLLDQGRAIASGPVVETLARTDLPISHLEDAGVVIDGQVLGHNADYGLLTLALPHSEQRIRVAHAPMDKGRALRIQVQARDVSLSLEPAAHSSILNVLPARVVEMVPTENPAHLLVKLDVTGTPLLARITRYSHDQLGLHTGQAVWAQIKSVALLA; translated from the coding sequence ATGTCGCCAGAGCTTACCCCGCGCACGATCGAGGCCCGCTTCAACATCGCCTATTCGGGCTTCAGCCTGGATGTCGACCTGCAGTTGCCGGGCAAGGGCGTGACCGCACTGTTCGGCCACTCCGGCTCCGGCAAGACCACCTGCCTGCGCTGCGTGGCGGGGCTGGAGCGCGCACCGCTCGGCCGGCTGGTGGTGAACGGCGAGGTCTGGCAGGACAGCGCCGCCGGGGTGTTCCTGCCACCGCACCAGCGAGCCCTGGGCTATGTGTTCCAGGATGCCAACCTGTTCGAGCACCTGTCGGTGAAGCGCAACCTCACCTACGGCATGCAGCGCGTGCCGCGCTCCCAGCACCGTGTGGCGCTCGAACACGCCACTGAGCTACTGGGCATCGGCCATCTGCTGGAGCGCATGCCGGCGCACCTGTCCGGCGGCGAACGCCAGCGCGTCGGCATGGCCCGCGCGCTGCTGACCAGCCCGCGCCTGCTGCTGATGGACGAGCCCCTGGCGGCGCTGGACCTCAAGCGCAAGGCGGAAATCCTGCCGTACCTGGAACGCCTGCACGACGAGCTGGATATCCCGATGCTCTACGTCAGCCACTCGCCCGATGAGGTCGCGCGGCTGGCCGATCACCTGGTGCTGCTCGACCAGGGCCGCGCGATTGCCAGCGGCCCGGTGGTGGAAACCCTGGCGCGCACCGACCTGCCGATCTCCCACCTGGAGGATGCCGGCGTGGTCATCGACGGCCAGGTGCTGGGGCACAACGCCGACTATGGCCTGCTGACCCTGGCGCTGCCGCACAGCGAGCAGCGCATCCGCGTGGCCCACGCGCCGATGGACAAGGGCAGGGCGCTGCGCATCCAGGTGCAGGCGCGGGACGTCAGCCTGAGCCTGGAGCCGGCGGCGCACAGCAGCATCCTCAACGTCCTGCCGGCCCGCGTCGTCGAGATGGTGCCGACGGAGAACCCCGCGCACCTGCTGGTGAAGCTCGACGTAACCGGCACGCCGCTGCTGGCGCGGATCACCCGCTACTCCCACGACCAGCTTGGCCTGCACACCGGCCAGGCGGTGTGGGCACAGATCAAGTCGGTGGCGCTGCTGGCCTAA
- a CDS encoding lytic murein transglycosylase — MKTSTIARRASLALSLLLPAALAQAAAGDDFGACLNRLQGAAQAKGVSAASFAQFTRGLQPDMSVLPLLDAQPEFTTPIWDYLAGLVDDQRVADGKARMAEHAELLRKVAARYQVDPATVVAVWGVESDYGRITGKRPLLVSLSTLSCYGRRQSFFQGEFFATLKLLQQGDIRDSGITGSWAGAFGQTQFMPSTYARIAEDFDGDGHRDLVGSTADALASTANYLRKAGWREGQPWGYEVKLPAGFDAAQAGRTKRRALSEWTSRGVTRVDGKPIPSLDSKAAILLPAGANGPAFLVLRNYDAIYSYNAAESYALAIALLSDRLRGEPGLRTPWPTDDPGLSRAQRKELQELLIQRGYDIGQPDGMIGDVTRKAIQQEQNKRGLTPADGRAGQKILKALQGG, encoded by the coding sequence ATGAAGACTTCCACCATCGCGCGTCGCGCCTCCCTGGCCTTGTCCTTGCTGCTGCCGGCGGCACTGGCGCAGGCCGCCGCCGGCGACGATTTCGGCGCCTGTCTGAACCGCCTGCAGGGCGCCGCCCAGGCCAAGGGCGTCAGCGCCGCCAGCTTCGCGCAGTTCACCCGCGGCCTGCAGCCGGACATGAGCGTGCTGCCGCTGCTCGACGCCCAGCCCGAATTCACCACGCCGATCTGGGACTACCTGGCCGGGCTGGTGGACGATCAGCGCGTCGCCGATGGCAAGGCGCGCATGGCCGAGCATGCCGAGCTGCTGCGCAAGGTCGCCGCGCGCTATCAGGTCGACCCGGCCACGGTGGTCGCGGTGTGGGGCGTGGAGAGCGACTACGGGCGCATCACCGGCAAGCGGCCGCTGCTGGTGTCGCTATCGACGCTGTCCTGCTACGGGCGTCGCCAGTCGTTCTTCCAGGGCGAGTTCTTCGCCACCCTCAAGCTGCTGCAGCAGGGCGATATCCGCGACAGCGGCATCACCGGCTCCTGGGCCGGCGCGTTCGGCCAGACGCAGTTCATGCCCTCGACCTACGCCCGTATCGCCGAGGACTTCGACGGCGATGGCCATCGCGACCTGGTGGGCAGCACCGCCGATGCCCTGGCGTCCACCGCCAACTACCTGCGCAAGGCGGGCTGGCGCGAAGGGCAGCCGTGGGGCTACGAGGTGAAGTTGCCGGCAGGCTTCGATGCCGCGCAGGCCGGGCGGACCAAACGCCGCGCATTGTCGGAGTGGACCAGCCGCGGCGTGACGCGCGTCGATGGCAAGCCGATCCCCAGCCTCGATTCCAAGGCAGCCATCCTGCTGCCGGCCGGCGCCAACGGCCCGGCCTTCCTGGTGCTGCGCAACTACGACGCGATCTACTCCTACAACGCGGCGGAAAGCTACGCACTGGCCATCGCCCTGCTGTCCGACCGCCTGCGCGGCGAGCCGGGCCTGCGCACCCCCTGGCCGACCGACGACCCGGGCCTGAGCCGGGCGCAGCGCAAGGAGTTGCAGGAGCTGCTGATCCAGCGTGGCTACGACATCGGCCAACCCGACGGCATGATCGGCGACGTGACGCGCAAGGCGATCCAGCAGGAGCAGAACAAGCGCGGCCTGACCCCGGCGGATGGGCGCGCGGGGCAGAAAATCCTCAAGGCATTGCAGGGCGGCTGA
- the modB gene encoding molybdate ABC transporter permease subunit — MPLTQEDFLAIRLTLELAALSTAILLLIGTPIAWWLARTRSWLKGPLGAVVALPLVLPPTVIGFYLLITLGPNGFIGQATESLGLGRLPFTFAGLVVGSVFYSLPFVVQPLQNAFEAIGNKPLEAAATLRASPLESFFTVVLPLARPGFITASILGFAHTVGEFGVVLMIGGNIPGKTRVVSVQIFDHVESMEYAQAHWLAGGMVIFSFIVLLALYASRRSRSAWT, encoded by the coding sequence ATGCCCCTCACGCAGGAGGATTTCCTGGCCATCCGGCTCACTCTCGAGCTGGCTGCCCTGAGTACGGCGATTCTCCTGCTGATCGGCACGCCCATCGCCTGGTGGCTGGCGCGCACCCGCTCCTGGCTGAAGGGCCCGCTGGGGGCGGTGGTGGCGCTGCCGCTGGTGCTCCCGCCCACGGTGATCGGCTTCTACCTGCTCATTACCCTGGGGCCCAACGGATTCATCGGGCAGGCCACCGAGAGCCTGGGGCTCGGGCGTTTGCCGTTCACCTTTGCCGGGCTGGTGGTGGGCTCGGTGTTCTATTCGCTGCCCTTCGTGGTGCAGCCGCTGCAGAACGCCTTCGAGGCCATCGGCAACAAGCCGCTGGAGGCCGCCGCCACGCTGCGTGCGAGCCCCCTGGAGAGCTTCTTCACCGTGGTCCTGCCGCTGGCGCGCCCTGGCTTCATCACCGCCAGCATCCTCGGCTTTGCCCATACCGTGGGGGAGTTCGGCGTGGTGCTGATGATCGGCGGCAACATTCCGGGCAAGACCCGCGTGGTGTCGGTGCAGATCTTCGACCACGTCGAGTCCATGGAGTACGCCCAGGCGCACTGGCTGGCCGGCGGCATGGTGATCTTCTCCTTCATCGTGCTGCTGGCGCTCTACGCGAGCCGTCGCAGCCGATCGGCCTGGACCTGA
- a CDS encoding ATP-binding protein: MIRSLRLRLMIGAAILAVLFMAALLPALQRAFSIALENAIQQRLAADVATLVSSARIEGNTLSMPEHLPVEDFNLPESKLLGFIYDQSGQLVWRSTSAMDESVNYTPKYDGLIDEFTRIRDASGQEFFVYDVEIDLLGGKRAAYSIVTMQPESEFRELVSGFRDQLYLWLGGALLLLLGLLWLGLGWGFRSMRGLRSELDQIEAGDRERLSDNHPDEMLRLTDSVNRLLDSERAQRERYRNSLGDLAHSLKTPLAVLQGVSETLADEPKNREQVQVLQTQIERMSQQIGYQLQRASMRKSGLIRHRAALDPLLDTIAGALDKVYHDKRVTLARDIPPGLALPLEKGALLEMLGNLLENAYRLCLTTVKVSAHKHGRVYELIIEDDGPGVPASQRERILKRGERLDTQHPGQGIGTAVVKDIIDSYDGELALEDSELGGACFRIRLPG; encoded by the coding sequence ATGATCCGCTCGCTGCGGCTGCGGCTGATGATCGGCGCGGCGATTCTCGCCGTCCTGTTCATGGCGGCGCTGCTGCCGGCGCTCCAGCGTGCCTTCAGCATCGCCCTGGAGAACGCCATCCAGCAGCGCCTGGCGGCGGACGTGGCGACCCTGGTGTCCTCGGCGCGCATCGAGGGCAACACCCTGAGCATGCCCGAGCACCTGCCGGTGGAGGACTTCAACCTCCCCGAATCCAAGCTGCTGGGCTTCATCTACGACCAGTCCGGCCAACTGGTGTGGCGCTCCACCTCGGCCATGGACGAGAGCGTCAACTACACGCCCAAGTACGACGGCCTGATCGATGAATTCACCCGCATCCGCGACGCCTCCGGCCAGGAGTTCTTCGTCTATGACGTGGAGATCGACCTGCTCGGTGGCAAGCGGGCGGCCTATAGCATCGTCACCATGCAGCCCGAAAGCGAGTTCCGCGAACTGGTCAGTGGCTTCCGCGACCAGCTCTACCTGTGGCTGGGTGGCGCGTTGCTGCTGTTGCTGGGGCTGCTCTGGCTCGGCCTGGGCTGGGGCTTCCGCTCCATGCGCGGCCTGCGCTCGGAGCTGGACCAGATCGAGGCCGGCGACCGCGAACGCCTGAGCGACAACCACCCCGACGAGATGCTGCGCCTGACCGACTCGGTGAACCGCCTGCTGGACAGCGAGCGCGCCCAGCGCGAGCGCTACCGCAATTCCCTGGGCGACCTCGCCCACAGCCTGAAGACCCCGCTGGCGGTGTTGCAGGGCGTCAGCGAAACCCTGGCCGACGAGCCGAAGAACCGAGAGCAGGTGCAGGTGCTGCAGACCCAGATCGAGCGCATGAGCCAGCAGATCGGCTACCAGCTGCAACGGGCGTCGATGCGCAAGAGCGGGCTGATCCGCCACCGCGCGGCCCTGGACCCGTTGCTCGATACCATCGCCGGCGCGCTGGACAAGGTCTACCACGACAAGCGCGTGACGCTGGCACGCGACATCCCACCGGGCCTGGCCCTGCCCCTGGAGAAGGGCGCGCTGCTGGAGATGCTCGGCAACCTGCTGGAAAACGCCTACCGCCTGTGCCTGACCACGGTGAAGGTCAGCGCGCACAAGCATGGCCGGGTATACGAACTGATCATTGAGGACGACGGCCCCGGCGTGCCGGCCAGCCAGCGCGAACGCATCCTCAAGCGCGGCGAGCGCCTGGACACCCAGCACCCCGGCCAGGGCATCGGCACGGCGGTGGTGAAGGACATCATCGACAGCTACGACGGCGAGCTGGCGCTGGAGGATTCCGAGCTCGGCGGGGCGTGCTTCCGGATTCGGTTGCCGGGCTGA
- a CDS encoding dicarboxylate/amino acid:cation symporter yields the protein MTKQPFYKSLYVQVLIAIAIGIALGHFYPDTAKLMKPLGDGFVKLIKMAIAPIIFCTVVTGIAGMQSMKAVGKTGGTALLYFEIVSTVALIIGLVVVNVVQPGAGMHADVATLTAEMNKNAALTGFIASGEKQSTIDFFMNVIPSTVVGAFANGDILQVLFFSVLFGYALHRMGDYGKPVFEFIDRITHVMFNIINVIMKVAPIGAFGAMAFTIGAYGLGSLVQLGQLMLCFYITCLLFVLIILGGIARAHGFSILRFISYIREELLIVLGTSSSESALPRMIAKMEKLGADKSVVGLVIPTGYSFNLDGTSIYLTMAAVFIAQATDTPMDITHQLTLLVVLLIASKGAAGVTGSGFIVLAATLSAVGHLPVAGLALILGIDRFMSEARALTNLVGNGVATIVVAKWCKQLDEKTLSAELAAGPGSSTELQPS from the coding sequence ATGACCAAGCAACCCTTCTACAAAAGCCTGTATGTGCAGGTACTGATCGCCATCGCCATCGGTATCGCACTCGGCCACTTCTACCCCGACACCGCCAAACTGATGAAGCCGCTGGGCGATGGCTTCGTCAAACTGATCAAGATGGCCATCGCGCCGATCATCTTCTGCACCGTGGTCACCGGTATCGCCGGCATGCAGAGCATGAAGGCCGTGGGCAAGACGGGCGGCACGGCGCTGCTGTACTTCGAAATCGTCTCCACCGTGGCGCTGATCATCGGCCTGGTCGTGGTCAACGTCGTCCAGCCGGGCGCCGGCATGCACGCCGACGTCGCCACGCTGACCGCTGAAATGAACAAGAACGCGGCGCTCACCGGCTTCATCGCATCGGGCGAGAAGCAGAGCACCATCGACTTCTTCATGAACGTCATCCCGAGCACCGTGGTCGGCGCCTTCGCCAACGGTGACATCCTGCAGGTGCTGTTCTTCTCCGTGCTGTTCGGCTACGCGCTGCACCGCATGGGTGACTACGGCAAGCCGGTATTCGAATTCATCGATCGCATCACCCACGTGATGTTCAACATCATCAACGTGATCATGAAGGTCGCGCCCATCGGTGCCTTCGGTGCCATGGCCTTCACCATCGGCGCCTACGGCCTCGGCTCGCTGGTGCAGCTGGGTCAGCTGATGCTGTGCTTCTACATCACCTGCCTGTTGTTCGTGCTGATCATCCTGGGCGGCATCGCCCGTGCCCACGGCTTCAGCATCCTGCGCTTCATCTCCTACATCCGCGAAGAACTGCTGATCGTGCTGGGCACCTCGTCCTCCGAGTCGGCCCTGCCGCGCATGATCGCCAAGATGGAGAAGCTGGGCGCCGACAAGAGCGTCGTCGGCCTGGTGATCCCGACCGGCTACTCGTTCAACCTGGACGGCACCTCGATCTACCTGACCATGGCCGCGGTGTTCATCGCCCAGGCCACCGACACCCCGATGGACATCACCCACCAGCTGACCCTGCTGGTCGTGCTGCTGATCGCCTCCAAGGGCGCCGCCGGCGTCACCGGTTCGGGCTTCATCGTGCTGGCTGCCACCCTGTCCGCCGTGGGCCACCTGCCGGTGGCGGGCCTGGCGCTGATCCTGGGTATCGACCGCTTCATGTCCGAAGCCCGCGCGCTGACCAACCTGGTCGGCAACGGCGTGGCCACCATCGTGGTCGCCAAGTGGTGCAAGCAGCTGGACGAGAAGACCCTGTCCGCCGAACTGGCCGCCGGCCCGGGCAGCTCCACCGAGCTGCAGCCGTCCTGA
- a CDS encoding 4'-phosphopantetheinyl transferase family protein, whose amino-acid sequence MTALPDFCTPLDADWPLPTPLSGVQLRSTRFDRQRLQPGDFALSRIEAPANIQRAVAKRQAEYLAGRLCARAALLAAGSAAWVPGTDEERAPVWPAGFCGSITHGDGWAAAIVGRDDQWRGLGLDVENRLDIARAQRLAAEILTPGELTRLDSRLAALQVTLTFSLKESLFKALFPLVRKRFYFEHAELLSWSAGGHARLRLLTDLSAEWHHGKEIAGQFSLFDERLLSLVAIPAIDAR is encoded by the coding sequence ATGACCGCTCTCCCCGACTTCTGTACTCCGCTCGACGCCGACTGGCCCCTGCCCACTCCCCTGTCCGGCGTGCAGTTGCGCAGCACCCGTTTCGACCGCCAACGCCTGCAGCCCGGAGACTTTGCCCTGAGCCGCATCGAGGCGCCGGCGAACATCCAGCGCGCCGTCGCCAAGCGCCAGGCCGAGTACCTGGCCGGGCGCCTGTGCGCCCGCGCGGCGCTGCTGGCGGCCGGCTCGGCGGCCTGGGTGCCGGGCACCGACGAGGAGCGCGCGCCAGTCTGGCCGGCGGGCTTCTGCGGTTCGATCACCCATGGCGACGGCTGGGCGGCCGCCATCGTCGGCCGTGACGACCAATGGCGCGGCCTCGGGCTGGACGTGGAGAACCGCCTGGACATCGCGCGCGCACAGCGGCTGGCGGCGGAGATTCTCACCCCGGGCGAACTGACCCGCCTCGACTCACGGCTGGCGGCGTTGCAGGTCACCCTGACCTTCTCCCTCAAGGAAAGCCTGTTCAAGGCGCTCTTCCCGCTGGTGCGCAAACGCTTCTACTTCGAGCACGCCGAGCTGCTGAGCTGGTCCGCCGGAGGGCACGCGCGGCTGCGCCTGCTCACCGACCTGTCGGCGGAATGGCACCACGGCAAGGAGATCGCCGGGCAGTTCAGCCTGTTCGATGAGCGCTTGCTGAGCCTGGTGGCCATTCCGGCGATCGACGCCCGCTGA
- a CDS encoding polysaccharide lyase family 7 protein, with product MLDLSTWNLTIPQRGPAATISTAKLGRDYQSPYFRRSAEGVEFWVPVNGAHTSGSEYPRTELRETRPDGRLVTWRYPLADNLMVATLRVESVPSSRRMVIGQIHSNGSGSAEALPLVKLVYQQRLDKARVQALVRDRPDDITTRTYTVYDGIPLGDTFTYRLGVSSSGVLSVQVENGHVSQQLDTQWAYKGLYFKAGLYLQDNRGPASEGGRATFTDLSIRHQ from the coding sequence ATGTTGGACCTGAGCACCTGGAATCTGACCATTCCCCAACGCGGCCCGGCCGCGACCATTTCCACGGCGAAACTCGGCCGTGACTACCAGAGCCCGTATTTTCGCCGCAGCGCCGAGGGCGTGGAGTTCTGGGTGCCGGTGAACGGCGCGCATACCAGCGGCAGCGAATATCCCCGCACCGAATTGCGCGAGACCCGGCCGGACGGCCGCCTGGTGACCTGGCGCTACCCGCTGGCAGACAACCTGATGGTCGCCACGCTGCGCGTGGAATCCGTGCCCTCCAGCCGGCGCATGGTGATCGGGCAGATCCACAGCAACGGCAGTGGCAGCGCCGAGGCCTTGCCGCTGGTCAAGCTGGTCTACCAGCAGCGCCTGGACAAGGCGCGGGTTCAGGCGCTGGTTCGCGATCGGCCGGACGACATCACCACGCGCACCTACACCGTCTATGACGGCATCCCCCTGGGCGATACCTTTACCTACCGGCTGGGTGTGTCCAGCAGCGGGGTGCTGAGCGTGCAGGTGGAGAACGGCCACGTCAGCCAGCAACTGGACACCCAATGGGCCTACAAGGGCCTGTACTTCAAGGCAGGCCTGTACCTGCAGGACAATCGCGGGCCTGCCAGCGAGGGCGGGCGCGCCACCTTCACCGATCTGAGCATTCGACACCAATGA
- a CDS encoding dienelactone hydrolase family protein, with protein sequence MRLLTALLLFALAANASAAIKTQEIPYESADGTKLIGYFAYDDAKSGIRPGVLVVHEWWGLNDYAKGRARQLAELGYSALAIDMYGDGKHTDHPNDAKAFMAEALKNADAAKARFQAGLDLLKKQPQTDPSKIAAIGYCFGGKVVLDMARAGLPLAGVASFHGVLATQTPAQPGQIKTRILVEHGGADTLVPPDSVAAFKAEMDNAKADYKLVIQPGAKHSFTSPDADKHKGHGLDVGYDKTADQKSWADLQAFFKEIFDVKPDAS encoded by the coding sequence ATGCGCCTGCTCACCGCCCTCTTGCTGTTCGCCCTCGCGGCCAACGCTTCAGCAGCCATCAAGACCCAGGAAATTCCCTACGAATCCGCTGACGGCACGAAACTGATCGGCTACTTCGCCTACGACGACGCCAAGTCCGGCATCCGCCCCGGCGTGCTGGTGGTCCACGAATGGTGGGGCCTGAACGACTACGCCAAGGGCCGCGCCCGGCAACTCGCCGAACTGGGCTATAGCGCCCTAGCAATCGACATGTACGGTGACGGCAAGCACACCGACCACCCCAACGACGCCAAGGCCTTCATGGCCGAGGCGCTGAAGAATGCCGACGCCGCCAAGGCGCGCTTCCAGGCCGGCCTCGACCTGTTGAAGAAACAACCGCAGACCGACCCGAGCAAGATCGCCGCCATCGGCTACTGCTTCGGCGGCAAGGTAGTGCTGGACATGGCCCGCGCCGGCCTGCCGCTGGCCGGCGTGGCGAGCTTCCACGGCGTGCTGGCGACCCAGACACCGGCGCAACCGGGGCAGATCAAGACCAGGATCCTCGTCGAGCACGGCGGCGCCGACACCCTGGTGCCGCCCGACAGCGTGGCCGCCTTCAAGGCGGAAATGGACAACGCCAAGGCCGACTACAAGCTGGTGATCCAGCCCGGCGCCAAGCACAGCTTCACCAGCCCCGACGCCGACAAGCACAAGGGCCACGGCCTGGACGTGGGCTACGACAAGACCGCCGACCAGAAGTCCTGGGCGGACCTGCAGGCGTTCTTCAAGGAAATCTTCGACGTCAAACCGGACGCGTCATAA